One stretch of Scophthalmus maximus strain ysfricsl-2021 chromosome 12, ASM2237912v1, whole genome shotgun sequence DNA includes these proteins:
- the creb3l2 gene encoding cyclic AMP-responsive element-binding protein 3-like protein 2 isoform X2: MEIMDSSESFLHWDRNLSELSEAAEMDSVLYTNHFSELLDDLSQDALLGQLLSDPFLSGVRGGGMEAMEGDEDGGDLSPSSPLPPHITAEHSYSLCGDSRPQSPLSHLTGEQGSEAESDGEWPMEQDEAIDSLLCETPALLPSLALSLVPGEGPRATKGPAVAPAAVATAAAAATAAAIPAPVPVSSHDQSKGVKIKEENAVPQIKLEPHEVDQFLNFSPKGLESLQMPPTPPSSHGSDSEGSQSPVHAPPGLSCPASPASPSPPQAGLKVAPRAASSSLSNSPLLTAAHKLQGSGPLILTEEERRTLVAEGYPVPTKLPLTKAEEKALKKIRRKIKNKISAQESRRKKKEYMDALEKKVETCSNENNELRMKVESLECTNKSLLQQLQSLQAMVTGKVPKSCRMAGTQTSSCLMVVVLCFALFLGSFYPGGLSPGSTITATGLASKQPAVAESYTATVKSRNLLSTFEDEQPHLLGLGGEYPEQWEDAPAVVMAAWRHSEQQKQGAEPGRAETHPPFRSKGNDTQTQKNLLLDLHRSLEQIVNESGSKVIELERTVNETS, encoded by the exons CACTTCTCCGAGCTCCTCGACGACCTGTCCCAGGACGCCTTGCTGGGCCAGCTGCTCAGCGACCCCTTCCTGTCCGGGGTGCGCGGCGGCGGCATGGAGGCCATGGAGGGCGACGAGGACGGCGGCGAcctctccccgtcctccccGCTGCCCCCGCACATCACGGCCGAGCACAGCTACTCGCTGTGCGGCGACAGCCGGCCGCAGTCGCCGCTGTCGCACCTGACCGGCGAGCAAGGCAGCGAAGCAG AGTCCGACGGGGAGTGGCCCATGGAGCAGGACGAAGCCATCGACAGCCTCCTGTGTGAGacccccgccctcctccccaGCCTCGCCCTGTCTCTGGTCCCCGGCGAGGGGCCCCGAGCGACCAAGGGCCCCGCTGTGGCCCCTGCCGCGGTCGCcaccgctgccgccgccgccacagcCGCCGCCATCCCAGCCCCGGTCCCAGTCAGCAGCCACGACCAGAGCAAAGGCGTCAAG ATAAAGGAGGAGAATGCCGTCCCTCAGATTAAACTGGAGCCTCATGAAGTGGATCAGTTTCTCAACTTTTCCCCCAAAG GTCTGGAGTCCCTGCAGATGCCTCCGACTCCTCCCAGTTCCCACGGCAGCGACTCGGAGGGCAGCCAGAGCCCCGTCCACGCCCCGCCCGGCCTCTCCTGCCCCGCCTCGCCCGCCAGCCCCTCCCCGCCACAGGCCGGCCTGAAGGTGGCGCCCcgcgccgcctcctcctccctgtccaaCTCGCCTCTGCTCACCGCCGCTCAC AAACTGCAGGGCTCAGGGCCGCTGAtcctgacggaggaggagcgtCGGACGCTGGTTGCCGAGGGTTACCCCGTTCCCACCAAGCTGCCGCTGACCAAGGCCGAGGAGAAGGCGCTGAAGAAGATCCGCAGGAAAATCAAGAACAAG ATTTCAGCTCAGGAGAGtcgcaggaagaagaaagagtaCATGGACGCTCTGGAGAAGAA GGTGGAGACCTGCTCCAACGAAAACAACGAGCTGCGCATGAAGGTGGAATCTCTGGAGTGTACAAACAA gtctctgctgcagcagctgcagtctcTGCAGGCGATGGTGACGGGCAAAGTCCCCAAGTCGTGCAGGATGGCGGGCACCCAGACCTCATCATGCCTAATG GTGGTCGTGTTGTGTTTCGCCCTGTTCCTGGGCAGTTTTTACCCCGGCGGTCTGAGCCCGGGCTCCACCATCACCGCCACGGGCCTCGCCTCCAAGCAGCCGGCCGTCGCGGAGTCTTACACAGCcacag tcaaGTCGAGGAATCTGTTGTCGACCTTCGAGGACGAGCAGCCGCACCTGCTCGGCCTGGGCGGCGAGTACCCCGAGCAGTGGGAGGACGCGCCGGCCGTCGTCATGGCGGCGTGGCGTCACTCGGAGCAGCAGAAGCAGGGGGCGGAGCCCGGCCGGGCTGAGACGCACCCGCCGTTCAGGAGCAAGGGCAACGACACGCAGACGCagaaaaacctgctgctggacctgcacag GTCGCTGGAGCAGATTGTGAACGAGAGCGGCAGTAAAGTGATAGAGTTGGAGCGGACGGTCAACGAGACGTCCTGA
- the creb3l2 gene encoding cyclic AMP-responsive element-binding protein 3-like protein 2 isoform X1, whose protein sequence is MEIMDSSESFLHWDRNLSELSEAAEMDSVLYTNHFSELLDDLSQDALLGQLLSDPFLSGVRGGGMEAMEGDEDGGDLSPSSPLPPHITAEHSYSLCGDSRPQSPLSHLTGEQGSEAAESDGEWPMEQDEAIDSLLCETPALLPSLALSLVPGEGPRATKGPAVAPAAVATAAAAATAAAIPAPVPVSSHDQSKGVKIKEENAVPQIKLEPHEVDQFLNFSPKGLESLQMPPTPPSSHGSDSEGSQSPVHAPPGLSCPASPASPSPPQAGLKVAPRAASSSLSNSPLLTAAHKLQGSGPLILTEEERRTLVAEGYPVPTKLPLTKAEEKALKKIRRKIKNKISAQESRRKKKEYMDALEKKVETCSNENNELRMKVESLECTNKSLLQQLQSLQAMVTGKVPKSCRMAGTQTSSCLMVVVLCFALFLGSFYPGGLSPGSTITATGLASKQPAVAESYTATVKSRNLLSTFEDEQPHLLGLGGEYPEQWEDAPAVVMAAWRHSEQQKQGAEPGRAETHPPFRSKGNDTQTQKNLLLDLHRSLEQIVNESGSKVIELERTVNETS, encoded by the exons CACTTCTCCGAGCTCCTCGACGACCTGTCCCAGGACGCCTTGCTGGGCCAGCTGCTCAGCGACCCCTTCCTGTCCGGGGTGCGCGGCGGCGGCATGGAGGCCATGGAGGGCGACGAGGACGGCGGCGAcctctccccgtcctccccGCTGCCCCCGCACATCACGGCCGAGCACAGCTACTCGCTGTGCGGCGACAGCCGGCCGCAGTCGCCGCTGTCGCACCTGACCGGCGAGCAAGGCAGCGAAGCAG CAGAGTCCGACGGGGAGTGGCCCATGGAGCAGGACGAAGCCATCGACAGCCTCCTGTGTGAGacccccgccctcctccccaGCCTCGCCCTGTCTCTGGTCCCCGGCGAGGGGCCCCGAGCGACCAAGGGCCCCGCTGTGGCCCCTGCCGCGGTCGCcaccgctgccgccgccgccacagcCGCCGCCATCCCAGCCCCGGTCCCAGTCAGCAGCCACGACCAGAGCAAAGGCGTCAAG ATAAAGGAGGAGAATGCCGTCCCTCAGATTAAACTGGAGCCTCATGAAGTGGATCAGTTTCTCAACTTTTCCCCCAAAG GTCTGGAGTCCCTGCAGATGCCTCCGACTCCTCCCAGTTCCCACGGCAGCGACTCGGAGGGCAGCCAGAGCCCCGTCCACGCCCCGCCCGGCCTCTCCTGCCCCGCCTCGCCCGCCAGCCCCTCCCCGCCACAGGCCGGCCTGAAGGTGGCGCCCcgcgccgcctcctcctccctgtccaaCTCGCCTCTGCTCACCGCCGCTCAC AAACTGCAGGGCTCAGGGCCGCTGAtcctgacggaggaggagcgtCGGACGCTGGTTGCCGAGGGTTACCCCGTTCCCACCAAGCTGCCGCTGACCAAGGCCGAGGAGAAGGCGCTGAAGAAGATCCGCAGGAAAATCAAGAACAAG ATTTCAGCTCAGGAGAGtcgcaggaagaagaaagagtaCATGGACGCTCTGGAGAAGAA GGTGGAGACCTGCTCCAACGAAAACAACGAGCTGCGCATGAAGGTGGAATCTCTGGAGTGTACAAACAA gtctctgctgcagcagctgcagtctcTGCAGGCGATGGTGACGGGCAAAGTCCCCAAGTCGTGCAGGATGGCGGGCACCCAGACCTCATCATGCCTAATG GTGGTCGTGTTGTGTTTCGCCCTGTTCCTGGGCAGTTTTTACCCCGGCGGTCTGAGCCCGGGCTCCACCATCACCGCCACGGGCCTCGCCTCCAAGCAGCCGGCCGTCGCGGAGTCTTACACAGCcacag tcaaGTCGAGGAATCTGTTGTCGACCTTCGAGGACGAGCAGCCGCACCTGCTCGGCCTGGGCGGCGAGTACCCCGAGCAGTGGGAGGACGCGCCGGCCGTCGTCATGGCGGCGTGGCGTCACTCGGAGCAGCAGAAGCAGGGGGCGGAGCCCGGCCGGGCTGAGACGCACCCGCCGTTCAGGAGCAAGGGCAACGACACGCAGACGCagaaaaacctgctgctggacctgcacag GTCGCTGGAGCAGATTGTGAACGAGAGCGGCAGTAAAGTGATAGAGTTGGAGCGGACGGTCAACGAGACGTCCTGA